In Zingiber officinale cultivar Zhangliang chromosome 1A, Zo_v1.1, whole genome shotgun sequence, a genomic segment contains:
- the LOC122032052 gene encoding pectin acetylesterase 5-like isoform X2 codes for MSGGEIHRFRIWWRRRWGPERRATFSWLLAAVFVVLFLAAGSRIGDNVLSGPTTTSSSSAPLVDLTIVHSAGAKGALCLDGSPPAYHLLRGFGSGSDKWLVHLEGGGWCQSLDSCSFRKSTPLGSSYYMERQVPFMGILSNIPSQNPDFYNWNKVKVRYCDGASFSGYRENEDGTKLFFRGQRIWETIMDELLQKGLANAKQALLTGCSAGGLATFIHCDDFQALLPNVATVKCFADGGFFLNEKDISGRRSIKSFYSNVVQLQDVGNRFPDCVSRTEPSQCFFAEEIIKNVKTPFFILNPTYDFWQIQHILVPAESDPEHAWLRCKLNIRHCDSNQLKTLQGFRDAMLSSLSEFKQKKNGGMFINSCFVHCQSLYNQTWHSPNSPRINNKTISEAVGDWFFDRKETKEIDCPYPCNPTCYHMNLSQLSKS; via the exons ATGTCCGGAGGTGAGATCCATCGCTTCCGGATCTGGTGGAGGCGGCGGTGGGGCCCGGAACGACGCGCCACCTTCAGCTGGCTCCTTGCTGCCGTCTTCGTCGTACTCTTCCTCGCCGCCGGTTCCCGGATCGGCGACAATGTTCTCAGCGGCCCGACGACGACGTCGTCCTCGTCTGCACCCCTCGTCGATCTCACCATAGTTCACAGCGCCGGGGCGAAGGGAGCTT TATGTTTGGATGGGAGTCCGCCCGCGTATCATCTCTTGAGAGGTTTCGGCTCTGGGTCAGACAAATGGCTCGTACACTTGGAG GGTGGAGGTTGGTGTCAGTCTTTGGATTCTTGTTCTTTCAGGAAATCCACACCACTAGGTTCATCATACTACATGGAACGGCAGGTTCCCTTTATGGGCATTCTGAGTAACATTCCATCACAAAATCCTG ATTTTTATAACTGGAACAAAGTCAAAGTACGGTACTGTGATGGTGCCTCATTTTCTGGGTATAGAGAAAATGAG gaTGGAACAAAACTTTTCTTTAGAGGACAACGTATATGGGAAACAATTATGGACGAACTCTTACAGAAAGGACTTGCAAATGCTAAACAG GCTCTCCTCACAGGATGTTCTGCTGGTGGTCTTGCTACTTTTATTCATTGCGATGATTTTCAAGCCCTTCTTCCTAATGTGGCTACTGTCAAATGTTTTGCAGATGGTGGTTTTTTTCTCAATGA GAAGGATATATCTGGGAGAAGGTCCATTAAGTCATTTTATAGCAATGTGGTCCAACTTCAG GATGTAGGAAATAGATTTCCAGATTGTGTCTCTAGGACGGAACCATCTCAG TGTTTCTTTGCAGAGGAGATTATTAAGAATGTGAAGACACCATTTTTCATCCTCAATCCGACATATGACTTCTGGCAG ATACAACACATATTGGTGCCAGCTGAATCAGATCCTGAGCATGCATGGCTAAGATGCAAGCTGAACATTCGACATTGTGATTCCAACCAGCTAAAAACACTGCAAG GATTTAGGGATGCCATGCTCAGTTCCTTGAGTGAGTTTAAGCAGAAGAAAAATGGAGGAATGTTTATTAATTCCTGCTTTGTCCACTGTCAATCTCTCTACAATCAAACATGGCATTCACCAAATTCACCACGTATTAACAATAAG ACAATCTCCGAGGCTGTGGGAGACTGGTTCTTCGATCGAAAAGAAACGAAAGAAATCGACTGCCCGTACCCTTGCAATCCTACATGTTACCATATGAATCTTTCTCAACTTTCCAAGTCGTAG
- the LOC122032052 gene encoding pectin acetylesterase 5-like isoform X1 — protein MSGGEIHRFRIWWRRRWGPERRATFSWLLAAVFVVLFLAAGSRIGDNVLSGPTTTSSSSAPLVDLTIVHSAGAKGALCLDGSPPAYHLLRGFGSGSDKWLVHLEGGGWCQSLDSCSFRKSTPLGSSYYMERQVPFMGILSNIPSQNPDFYNWNKVKVRYCDGASFSGYRENEVQDGTKLFFRGQRIWETIMDELLQKGLANAKQALLTGCSAGGLATFIHCDDFQALLPNVATVKCFADGGFFLNEKDISGRRSIKSFYSNVVQLQDVGNRFPDCVSRTEPSQCFFAEEIIKNVKTPFFILNPTYDFWQIQHILVPAESDPEHAWLRCKLNIRHCDSNQLKTLQGFRDAMLSSLSEFKQKKNGGMFINSCFVHCQSLYNQTWHSPNSPRINNKTISEAVGDWFFDRKETKEIDCPYPCNPTCYHMNLSQLSKS, from the exons ATGTCCGGAGGTGAGATCCATCGCTTCCGGATCTGGTGGAGGCGGCGGTGGGGCCCGGAACGACGCGCCACCTTCAGCTGGCTCCTTGCTGCCGTCTTCGTCGTACTCTTCCTCGCCGCCGGTTCCCGGATCGGCGACAATGTTCTCAGCGGCCCGACGACGACGTCGTCCTCGTCTGCACCCCTCGTCGATCTCACCATAGTTCACAGCGCCGGGGCGAAGGGAGCTT TATGTTTGGATGGGAGTCCGCCCGCGTATCATCTCTTGAGAGGTTTCGGCTCTGGGTCAGACAAATGGCTCGTACACTTGGAG GGTGGAGGTTGGTGTCAGTCTTTGGATTCTTGTTCTTTCAGGAAATCCACACCACTAGGTTCATCATACTACATGGAACGGCAGGTTCCCTTTATGGGCATTCTGAGTAACATTCCATCACAAAATCCTG ATTTTTATAACTGGAACAAAGTCAAAGTACGGTACTGTGATGGTGCCTCATTTTCTGGGTATAGAGAAAATGAGGTGCAG gaTGGAACAAAACTTTTCTTTAGAGGACAACGTATATGGGAAACAATTATGGACGAACTCTTACAGAAAGGACTTGCAAATGCTAAACAG GCTCTCCTCACAGGATGTTCTGCTGGTGGTCTTGCTACTTTTATTCATTGCGATGATTTTCAAGCCCTTCTTCCTAATGTGGCTACTGTCAAATGTTTTGCAGATGGTGGTTTTTTTCTCAATGA GAAGGATATATCTGGGAGAAGGTCCATTAAGTCATTTTATAGCAATGTGGTCCAACTTCAG GATGTAGGAAATAGATTTCCAGATTGTGTCTCTAGGACGGAACCATCTCAG TGTTTCTTTGCAGAGGAGATTATTAAGAATGTGAAGACACCATTTTTCATCCTCAATCCGACATATGACTTCTGGCAG ATACAACACATATTGGTGCCAGCTGAATCAGATCCTGAGCATGCATGGCTAAGATGCAAGCTGAACATTCGACATTGTGATTCCAACCAGCTAAAAACACTGCAAG GATTTAGGGATGCCATGCTCAGTTCCTTGAGTGAGTTTAAGCAGAAGAAAAATGGAGGAATGTTTATTAATTCCTGCTTTGTCCACTGTCAATCTCTCTACAATCAAACATGGCATTCACCAAATTCACCACGTATTAACAATAAG ACAATCTCCGAGGCTGTGGGAGACTGGTTCTTCGATCGAAAAGAAACGAAAGAAATCGACTGCCCGTACCCTTGCAATCCTACATGTTACCATATGAATCTTTCTCAACTTTCCAAGTCGTAG